The following are encoded together in the Vigna unguiculata cultivar IT97K-499-35 chromosome 2, ASM411807v1, whole genome shotgun sequence genome:
- the LOC114173444 gene encoding transketolase, chloroplastic-like, with the protein MASSSSLSLSKALLRPTPLPSSHHPSLRLSPSLRPSPPTPPLSLRRRATHVRASVPVKTAEKATSDVALVEKSVNTIRFLAIDAVEKANSGHPGLPMGCAPMGHVLYDEVMKYNPKNPKWFNRDRFVLSAGHGCMLQYALLHLAGFDSVKEEDLREFRQWGSRTPGHPENFETPGVEVTTGPLGQGIANAVGLALAEKHLAARFNKPDNEIVDHYTYVILGDGCQMEGIANEACSLAGHWGLGKLIAFYDDNHISIDGNTEIAFTESVDSRFEGLGWHVIWVKNGNNGYEDIRAAIEEAKSVKDKPTLIKVTTTIGYGSPNKANSYSVHGSALGAKEVDATRKNLGWPYEPFHVPEDVKKHWSRHIPEGAAFEAEWNIKFAEYERKYKEEAAELKSIINGELPAGWEEALPTYTPESPADATRNLSQQNLNALAKVLPGLLGGSADLASSNMTLLKTFGDFQKDTPAERNVRFGVREHGMGAICNGIALHSPGLIPYCATFFVFTDYMRGAIRLSALSEARVVYVMTHDSIGLGEDGPTHQPIEHLASFRAMPNILMLRPADGNETAGAYKVAVLNRKRPSILALSRQKLPNLPGSSIEGVEKGGYTISDNSSGNKPDVILIGTGSELEIAAKAGEELRKEGKSVRVVSLVSWELFDEQSEEYKESVLPGAVSARVSIEAGSTFGWEKIVGPKGKAIGIDRFGASAPAGKIYKEFGITKEAVIAAAKELI; encoded by the exons ATggcttcctcttcttctctctccctctccAAAGCCCTTCTCCGCCCCACACCTCTCCCCTCCTCCCACCACCCCTCTCTCCGCCTCTCCCCCTCACTCCGCCCCTCCCCTCCCACACCTCCCCTCTCCCTCCGTCGCCGCGCTACCCATGTGCGCGCCTCCGTTCCTGTTAAGACCGCCGAGAAGGCCACCTCCGACGTCGCGCTCGTGGAGAAATCCGTCAACACGATCCGCTTCCTCGCCATCGACGCCGTCGAGAAGGCCAATTCCGGCCACCCGGGTCTCCCCATGGGATGCGCCCCAATGGGTCACGTGCTCTATGACGAGGTCATGAAGTACAACCCGAAAAATCCCAAGTGGTTCAACCGGGATCGCTTTGTTTTGTCCGCGGGTCACGGGTGCATGCTCCAATACGCTTTGCTGCACCTTGCTGGCTTCGATAGTGTCAAG GAGGAGGATTTGAGGGAATTTCGACAATGGGGGAGCAGAACCCCGGGACACCCAGAGAATTTTGAAACTCCTGGAGTTGAAGTTACAACAG GTCCTCTTGGTCAGGGGATTGCCAATGCTGTTGGTTTGGCCCTTGCGGAGAAGCACTTGGCTGCGAGATTCAACAAGCCTGATAACGAGATTGTTGATCATTACAC ATATGTTATACTGGGTGATGGTTGTCAAATGGAGGGTATCGCAAATGAGGCATGCTCACTTGCTGGCCACTGGGGACTGGGGAAACTGATAGCATTTTATGATGACAATCACATTTCTATTGATGGTAACACAGAGATTGCATTCACCGAGAGTGTTGATAGTCGTTTTGAGGGACTTGGCTGGCATGTTATTTGGGTGAAGAATGGAAATAATGGCTATGAGGATATCCGTGCTGCCATTGAGGAAGCAAAATCTGTCAAAGACAAACCCACACTGATCAAG GTCACAACAACCATTGGTTATGGTTCTCCCAACAAAGCTAACTCCTACAGTGTGCACGGAAGTGCACTGGGTGCCAAAGAAGTTGATGCCACAAGGAAGAACCTTGGATGGCCATATGAGCCATTCCATGTGCCTGAGGATGTCAAAAA GCATTGGAGTCGCCACATCCCTGAGGGTGCTGCATTTGAAGCTGAGTGGAATATTAAGTTTGCTGAGTATGAAAGGAAATACAAGGAAGAAGCCGCCGAACTAAAATCTATAATCAATGGTGAATTGCCTGCTGGATGGGAGGAAGCACTTCCG ACATACACTCCAGAGAGCCCAGCTGATGCCACCAGAAATCTGTCTCAACAAAACCTCAATGCCCTTGCAAAGGTTCTTCCGGGTCTGCTGGGGGGTAGTGCAGATCTTGCTTCTTCCAACATGACCTTGCTAAAAACGTTTGGGGACTTCCAAAAGGATACTCCAGCAGAACGTAACGTTAGATTTGGTGTTAGAGAGCATGGAATGGGAGCAATCTGCAACGGCATTGCTCTTCACAGCCCTGGACTGATACCATACTGTGCCACTTTCTTTGTTTTCACTGATTACATGAGAGGTGCCATAAGGCTTTCTGCGCTATCTGAGGCCAGGGTGGTTTATGTCATGACTCATGATTCAATAGGACTTGGAGAGGATGGTCCAACCCACCAACCTATAGAGCACCTGGCAAGTTTCCGGGCAATGCCGAACATTTTGATGCTTCGTCCGGCCGATGGTAATGAAACAGCTGGTGCGTACAAAGTTGCAGTGCTCAACAGGAAGAGACCCTCCATCCTTGCCCTTTCCCGGCAGAAACTGCCCAATCTTCCTGGATCGTCCATCGAAGGCGTCGAAAAGGGTGGTTACACCATTTCAGACAACTCCAGTGGCAACAAGCCTGATGTGATTTTGATTGGAACTGGTTCTGAGTTGGAAATTGCTGCTAAAGCTGGTGAGGAGTTGAGGAAGGAAGGGAAGAGTGTTAGAGTTGTTTCCCTTGTTTCTTGGGAACTTTTTGATGAGCAGTCAGAAGAATACAAGGAGAGTGTTTTGCCTGGTGCTGTGTCAGCCAGAGTTAGCATCGAGGCAGGATCAACATTTGGGTGGGAGAAAATCGTTGGACCTAAGGGAAAAGCCATTGGTATTGATCGTTTTGGAGCTAGTGCTCCAGCAGGAAAAATATACAAAGAATTCGGTATTACAAAAGAAGCTGTTATTGCTGCAGCAAAAGAGCTTATCTAG
- the LOC114168262 gene encoding phosphatidylinositol 4-kinase gamma 5-like: MSRKLDSPVQTQMAVAVIRSSPLGREYHGKQPAGRRRVFVQTEKGCVLGMELDRGDNAHTVKRRLQLALNVPIEESSYLTFGDIVLKNDLSAVRNDSPLLLTRGNHIHRSSSTPCLSPKGRDIQQRDKSGPIEILGQSNRLHRIKHMIKDIMKAIKMGIDPIPVHSGLGGAYYFRNSKGESVAIVKPTDEEPFAPNNPKGFVGKALGQPGLKRSVRVGETGFREVAAYLLDYDHFANVPPTALVKITHSVFNVNDGVNGNNFWRKRLVSKIASFQQFIPHDFDASDHGTSSFPVASVHRIGILDIRILNTDRHAGNLLVRKLDGIGSLGQMELIPIDHGLCLPETLEDPYFEWIHWPQASIPFTEDELAYIDDLDPYRDCDMLRMELPMIREACLRVLVLCTIFLKEAAAYGLCLAEIGEMMTREFRRGEEEPSELEVVCLEARKMVAEREEPSPRPSPRADMKEDEFQFDIDYEEVGLDFTPKMALDDPLTRATFQPAVGNGYGRNPLSKLDECIEEEVEGEGESPQEFVTYSAEEKIPTVSELSATLKNTILDGKNQNQQKYSGGKVDNGHFSNSSSGHKSANEQLPASISFVDVADMTDDEWTLFREKFQELLYPAFAKRKSITLGQRQRQRLGTSCQF; the protein is encoded by the coding sequence ATGTCTCGGAAACTCGACAGCCCTGTGCAGACTCAGATGGCCGTGGCAGTGATAAGGAGCAGTCCGCTTGGGAGAGAGTATCATGGGAAGCAACCCGCTGGGCGAAGGCGTGTGTTTGTGCAAACAGAGAAAGGGTGTGTGTTGGGTATGGAGTTGGATCGGGGTGACAATGCACACACTGTTAAAAGGAGGTTGCAGCTTGCTTTGAATGTCCCCATTGAAGAGAGTAGTTATCTGACTTTTGGGGATATTGTGTTGAAGAATGACCTTAGTGCCGTTCGGAATGATTCTCCCCTTTTGCTCACTAGGGGGAATCACATCCATAGGAGCTCCTCCACGCCGTGTCTTTCTCCAAAGGGGAGGGACATCCAGCAAAGGGATAAGAGTGGCCCTATTGAGATATTGGGACAGTCGAATCGCCTTCATAGGATCAAACACATGATCAAGGACATTATGAAGGCGATTAAGATGGGGATTGATCCGATTCCAGTGCATAGTGGACTTGGTGGTGCATACTATTTCAGGAACAGTAAGGGGGAGAGTGTTGCAATCGTGAAGCCCACTGATGAGGAGCCTTTTGCTCCAAATAACCCAAAAGGTTTTGTTGGGAAGGCACTTGGGCAGCCTGGGCTGAAGCGATCGGTTCGGGTTGGGGAAACCGGGTTTAGGGAGGTTGCAGCATATCTTCTTGACTATGATCATTTTGCCAATGTGCCGCCGACTGCACTGGTGAAGATTACACACTCGGTGTTCAATGTGAATGATGGTGTGAATGGGAACAATTTTTGGAGGAAGAGGTTGGTTAGCAAGATTGCGTCTTTCCAGCAGTTCATTCCTCATGATTTTGACGCCAGTGATCATGGTACATCGAGCTTCCCGGTTGCTTCTGTGCATCGTATAGGGATTTTGGACATTAGGATTCTTAACACAGATAGGCATGCTGGGAACCTGTTGGTTAGAAAGCTTGATGGCATTGGGAGTTTGGGTCAGATGGAGCTGATCCCCATTGATCATGGCCTCTGCCTTCCTGAAACTTTGGAGGATCCATATTTCGAGTGGATTCATTGGCCACAGGCTTCAATACCATTTACGGAGGATGAGCTTGCCTACATTGACGATCTTGACCCTTATCGTGATTGTGACATGCTGAGAATGGAGCTTCCTATGATCCGAGAGGCGTGTCTCAGGGTGTTGGTGCTGTGCACCATTTTCCTCAAGGAGGCTGCGGCTTATGGCCTTTGTCTTGCTGAAATTGGTGAGATGATGACTAGGGAGTTCCGCAGGGGAGAGGAGGAGCCCAGTGAACTAGAGGTTGTTTGTTTGGAGgcgaggaagatggtggcggaGCGGGAGGAACCATCTCCCAGGCCCTCTCCCAGGGCTGACATGAAAGAGGATGAGTTTCAGTTTGATATAGATTATGAAGAAGTTGGACTAGATTTTACACCAAAGATGGCACTGGATGACCCTTTAACCAGAGCAACTTTTCAGCCTGCAGTTGGGAACGGGTATGGTCGCAACCCGCTTTCCAAATTGGATGAATGCATCGAGGAGGAGGTCGAAGGTGAGGGAGAATCTCCTCAGGAATTTGTTACCTATTCTGCTGAAGAAAAAATCCCAACTGTTTCAGAACTTTCTGCCACACTGaaaaataccattttagatGGGAAAAACCAGAATCAACAGAAATATTCTGGAGGAAAGGTGGATAATGGCCATTTTTCAAATTCATCATCTGGTCATAAGAGTGCCAATGAGCAGCTTCCTGCAAGCATAAGCTTTGTGGATGTGGCAGATATGACTGATGATGAATGGACATTGTTTCGGGAGAAGTTTCAGGAGCTGCTGTATCCGGCATTTGCTAAGAGGAAATCGATAACCTTAGGTCAGAGGCAGAGACAGAGGCTTGGTACTTCGTGCCAGTTTTGA